The nucleotide sequence CCAGTTTGCAATAACCATAATTATATAATGATGTCTTCTTCTTATTATGTGTGCCGCCCAGTTGAGTTTTTtgcttttatatattttagctCTTCTTCTTTGGTTTTCCTGTCTCGTTCTAATTTCTTGTTTGGTCCCAAtattattcccataatttttcttcaactattttcgtcttcatttttgtttattactctGGTTTCAATCGGATATGGGATCATTGTTCTAGCCAATGTCATATATTGGTTTAGtttactaaatttttcattcttcaaAATTATGGTATAGATTTAAGATTTAAGACGCGTGCTGTTTCTGTTTTCTcccaattttataatatattttattagaacttgcatataacaaataaatagttgttttgatataaaatatgagaaaactaAAACCTCCTTGTCGGGCCACATAATTGGAACTTCCTTATTTACATTAATTGTATTTTGAGTTAATTTAAACAGGAAAGAATGATATTCGATATATTTACCTCCAATTGAGTGCAGAGTAAATTCAGTAATAGGCTTGACAACGTCAATATAGGGTCGATcgcataatttttttatatcctcAACTAAATGGttcatttctttattaaaaatatgaacaaactCTTGCAAAATAGTGAAATGAAAGGCTGGCGTTAAAATTTTCCTTCTCGAGTGCCATTGTTGacctaaaaacatattttatgcactaaaatgatcaaaattgttattaataaacTTTAAACTTTACAAATCTATTACCATTTCCAACTAATCAACtatttaaaatgaaacatttgaaTCAATGCATCACCTACCCAAAAACAATCATTAGGAAAGTTAGGCACGAAAGCTCTGTAAGTAAGTTTGCACAGTTTCTATGATAGATCTTCATGAATCGACAGCATACTgttaagctggaatttctggaaccgtttggtgatattcatactgagcacctgagtttaccttcagtgtaaacagtgtgttcaccaTACTGTTCATTCATTTCGAAATATACTTACTTAGCTTgtaatttcagaaattattgGCTTAAAAACAAGTTTTACTTTGTagtttattctttttataaGGACTATTTTCCCATTCTCACTATTATACGTAATAAGTTCATTCTTAACCTTTTCATCCTTTTCGATGTAAGGCGTGTGTGGAATCGAGTTATAATGCAGTGTTCTCCAAATTGTCTTCCattgttttctattaatttctatCCATCTTATACCATTCAAATTAATGTTTGCTGTCGCTATCTTAACTCCAttattcaatagttttattgatcttcgtttttgtatttttcggTATTCTTGCTTCGTATACTCTTCTAATAATTCTATTTTCTCCCATTTTCGTTCCTTGAATTTTCTGTGTGTATGATTTCTAATTCTATCCAATTTCGTTTTACCTCGTATCTTTTCTAGATATCTCATCTCCATGTTCTAAATCTTATTCCTTTAGCTTTGTGTGTGGATCATGTTCCTGATCCTAAAGTgagtataatttaaaaaaaattctttttattgtcTCCGTTCTCTAGTTTATTTCTTGTACTCTTTAGTTGTTACCTACAATCATCGTCTTTGAGTTTTTCTCATTTATCTTTATGTTGGTGTTctcaaaacaataaatttccaagtttttcttcGTAGTTTTTTCGTCTTTGGCGATCTGAAGGTTATTTCACTTATTAACGAGGATAAATTTCCGGGATATCGCATATATTGTcaattacattttcaattttctattttctgaaGGCATCAGAGAACATTCTTTGTTATCATTatcatcaaaatcaaaattatttgagtCCCTATGCTACAAAAATGATTCTTTTGACTTGAAAATCCgtattataaaatgataatgTACCTtaatgaaattcattttatagatACATAGCTAAACTTACCTTTACTAGTTAACAGCCCCGTTCCAAGCCAATCGTGAAGAAGGTTATATATTTGACTTTTTTCAAGATGTTTggaattattcaaaatcaactaaaaaaatgtgatttgagGCAATGTAAGTTGATACATTCATTTAATTACCTCTATATCTTCGGGAGTCATTATACAGACAGTTGCAATGCCTAGCGTATACATCttgtaaattggaaaatattctaCAGAACGTTTTCTATCTCTATTAAACATAGCCTCTGGAACAGTAGGAAAGAACATTCCAGTAAAATATGACTATGACTATGACCAGCAGCGTTATTAGCAATAGCCAATTTTCCGGTgcaacaatattttgtttgaaccatgtgctctttaaaccgaaCATTAATGGATCTTTTAGTTTGCCCAACATACTTCCCATCACAATCattacagctaatttcatagataccattattttccaaatatggaATTTTATCCTTGGGATTACCcaacaattatttcaatgtatAGTTTAAAAAGTAGGTTTAAaaggtatcagagcaaattttgtcttgtttttcgttttgattttggaaacgagaaagatatttattgaacctatgataaaaaataaataaaagttctttCAATATCGTTTCTTTCGAtgtgaaaaatgaattaaacgatgtaccaggaaatggaTTACTAttcttaattattaaaatagcaGAAAATGGTAACTGCCCATTGTTTCCTATTTCATAAATGAACTTCACAGATGGACATGTTGAATTgagtttcaaaatgaaattttcatataccATTCCTTATTTAGGTATTCtcaatattattatctataatcAATTTTACTTATACccttatttcatattttttataaaagtaggTAAATAATAATGTATCAGTTAGTTgtattttcttagtttttctcaCTCTAGAAgcgttttttcgaaatttcacgGTTCTCTACGGTTTTTTTACTACGGATCTCACGATTTTAGCTTTCAACCGTCTAGCATCCCTGCTTGGCAGTCGTCAGAGATAAGGGTGTTGGACGTAGCTCGCACTAAATGCGAACAAGGAGATCAATCAGCAGCTAATTGTGATTTATGATGAGGAGTGTTTGTCCGTTTAGCACCTACGCAAATGGTGCAAGGTTTTTGCTGAAGGTCTCATGGAAGATCACTATGAAGAACGGAGTGGAAGACCACCAGTCTCAGATGCGATTTTCCAGAAAGTCAACAGTGAGCTGCTTAAAGATCAGAGGGTTACTGTCCGTGAACGGCAAAAGCTTTAAGAGCGACGACTTGAACGAAATGGCGGGAGACTACTTCGACTTATGAAGGAGCACTGTCTTCAAAAGTATGGCGAAAAAATGGGAAACTATGTTGAGAACGGGACAACAGTGTAAGCTTTTCATCTATATAcgaattaaaaacaataaataatgtttttagtGTGTAAAAAATATGGGAACCTTTCTTATTTTACAATCCTCCTGAAGCtaatatatagaaaactatATTCATTCTTGACACATTTTGTACGCATTTTTATGACTCACGTATTCAATTGTATGTTTTACTCAAtgttgttaattaattattataagaagGTCATATTGAATATGTGTTTTGGTTATATCTAACCTGAGTCCTCGAAATGATATTCAGTTCCAATTACGGGATACGCCTTGGGGCCCGGTATTGCcataaaatgtttccaaaactcttcatttttctttttactccAAAAAATAAAGCCGATGACCGTCACTAAAGTTGCAATTACTatcaaaaacatgtttatatGCAGAATAAACAACCTCGAATGAATGCTGTCTTTAGTAGGCTGTAATGCAATTTCACGCAAggttatctatttttatattatttgattgtttattaaTATCGTTTAAACCGCTGTATACGTGTAGGGATCAAatgatgtttataattctcAATCAGTATCAATCCAAATAAATagaatgttgaaataatttttattcggGTCAATGTGCAAATTTTCGCGCACATTTAATATTACTTCTACGGTAAAAGCATCAAATGTTGACATTAATCCAAAATCCATTAattcaaaatgtgaaaataagGTATTTGGCCACTGAAGGTACTCGAAATTGGTGTCATTCCGCTTCCACTAATTATAACTCCAGCGACGCCAACCTTCTTGTCCTGCATCTTGGTGAGAATTTTTAAGGGAAATATTGTGACTACCATTTCAATTCCTCTGCTCTatgaataacataaaataaaaatccgTATAGCATTAATGCcccaaatttcaatagaaaaccaCGGTTAAGTTGGGCGTACCTTCAAACAGTGTATTCAACCAGGCAAAACAAAATCTATGGCTTTGTGTTGCTGAAAAAACTCCCACCGTAGAAGAAATAGGACGTTGTCCAGTGACGAGGAAGAACTTGAACGAATTAATGAAGAAGACATGGTTGTGGCTGTGTTGCCTAACAAAAAACGTGAAACGAAATGCGTTTGCCTGGTTGTCAAAATTGATTCTGGAGATAATGCTGAAGTAATACCACTTCTTTCCTGCAATAGACTGAGGACGGTTTTTAAGCCTTCGAGCAACGGAAATCATCTTCTATCGGTCAGCAGCGTACAATAAAAACTATCCACATATTACTGGGGCAATACCGAAAAGATTTGTGTTCCCTGTTTCtctttaattcaatttaattaggTAGATATGCTAAAAATTCATTTACCTTCTATTctgaaagagagagagagagagagagagagagagagtaatgctatattttttaaaaatttgtagacaaaagcttgtaaaaactacaaaacaaacataaaaataactaattgaAGATACAAGATACAGAAACAAAATGTCACATACCTTCTTGAAATATAATCTTAACATGTTCTTAATATCTTTTGTTCATTTAGGCCTTAAGTAATAACTTCTGGAAGGCGAAGGGTCAAGTGTCAACGTTAAGACTGCAAATGTCAACATATGCAATTTTTGCAGAGAAATGTGTCAACTTTGTGTGCAAAAAGCcatgtttgaaaaaattcgtttgttacaatagaaaaaaactattttggcAAGTCCAATACATGCAAACTGTTCACAAGGAAATCACAATTCATAGTAACTaactaaaagttttattttcttggAGACTTTTGTAGAACGCggaattgaatgattttttctttcatctagTGTCAAGAATTGGTGCTTTTACCTTAGCGCATTTATCCATAAATTAGATATAAAGTATTATGTattaacttttttcttcttcacgTACAATCTCCATTTAGACGGTTGTCTCTCATCATAGCTATTTTGACATCGGAAACTGCGGCCCTATACAAATCAGATGATGTGAAGCTTAACTATTTTCACTatttcctatattattttccTTAATTACATATCTTGGACCTCTCATATGTGGCCAAGATATTTAAggttttttcttttcacttgATGAAGGATCTCTACATccatcttcattattttcagaACATCTACGTTGGTCAGATGATCTGTTCATGGTATTCTCAGTACTATACAGTAGGCTCATATCTCGAAGACGCTTGCAATATGCGGTGAGGGTCCAAGCTTTTACAACAAGCAGTAGAACTGGAAATACATACCACTAGAGCATCCGTTTTCTCAGCTCCAAGCTCAAGTCGCGGCTACCGAGAAGCTTCTTGGTCCTCATAAACGATACACGGACCCTTTCGATTcgaatcattatttttaaaccgTCAACACTTTAATCCAGGTAGCAATACTTTTCGACTCTTTTTCAGACGATATTAAGCCAAAAATACATAagataaaattagaagaatgaaaaatatagcAAGTCCAATGTTTTAAATATCTTGGGCGCGTGACACTAACATAAAATAGGAGACTGGAACAAGATATAAACGAGAAACTGGATCATGTGGAAGATTATTCAACATGACACGGTATCTAAGAAAGATAGAcaatatatcaatatacgacAGAATAATGAACACTCTTATAAGAAAATCTTTGaacttaattatatttttagacgCCATTTGACCTGAAATTACTTGAATTGCCATGAATTGACATAAATCGACATAAACAGACATCAATCCATAtgaaatgacaatcgacctcaatcggcttaaCCAAtatcaatcgacgtcaataaacatcaaaggcatcaagtgacaatcgacctaaatagGCTTCAAGTCATGAGATGAACGATTAATACGGAAGATATAtcagtttacaaaaaaaaatagaggaTCTAGAAGGAGCTGCACAGATGGCAGGAAATAAAACGTATACAGGTTAGAAAAGAATGGAAACAACTGTGGAAAAGAGAGCCCACATAATTACTCAACTCCAGCAAGCCCTCTATCTGAAAGGGCAAAAAGGATCTGGATAAAATGACAGTGGTGATGAAATGGACGATTTTGTTAGTGCTGCTAATGTTTTCTTAACATTATAAAAGGGATTGGTTTTAATAAAATcctcaattttattcatttttttttaaattttatcttggtacaaatttaacatttatatCTGTGCTTGATCTTAAAACTATGTCTGATCTGTAAATAATATCTTCGGGTTTAGTCACAGATTCCAGTTTGAAATTTCGCAGTATTCCACAAAGAAATGTCTTCATTTCCAATAGCGCAAATTTTTGCcctaaaataaaatgaatttttgaaagacagataaaaatttgactaatttcagtctctatcaaaatataaatattttaatagtatCATCAAGCATTGAAAAAGTTTGCAGCATATAGTACATCAGTAAAATTCATCGGTAATCAGAAGTGGTttcattttctgttattttctttttcggtatgccttatttatctttttcattttacttCTCACATATATCGGTTTCGCTTTGTTTCTCCCCTATCCTTGTATAATGAAATTACACCTTTCTGTTTAGCACAAAGTGAACGTAAGTAATAAAAGTATATACAAATAAACGATGAAATTGAGGAGCTGCTCCAACTAAGATTAGAaagtatttgtatttttcttttttaaatttccatttgaAAGATTGAGGAATTGGCTGTAGGATGAAAGATACAACTAATTTTCTTATGAATGAACAAAATCATAAGCTCATTGAGATCCTCAGATCTCAATCCTCAGGTATCCTTATAATTACGTTTAGGATATTGGCAAATCGACGATGATTATCAGTATGAGGATTTGCTTGActtacataaatatttaatcatttgcTTACTGATTTTTCATAGCTTTGTTACTTTATATGATATTTCCATTTGATTTTggcaaaatatttggatataatctattgaatttattccaaattatagactttttttgtatagatcAGATTGAAGGTTCAAAAATTCATCTGTTAATTGCAAGGTCATACCTATACAATTTCTTCCTCCTGCACTGAATGGTAAATAAGCAAATGGATGCCTCTTAGCTACATTTTCAGGCAGAAATCTATCGGGATCAAACTTTTCTGGATTTTCCCATAATTCAGGTCTTCTATGGAGATCGTAAATGTATATATGAATGAAACAATTATTTGGAATAACATAtcctgtttttgtttttatttcttcgcCTGATATTCTACCGATTACTGGTACACTTGGATAAAGCCTTAAGCATTCTTTGATACACCTatccataaattttaattttcccAATTGTTGATAAGATGGCTCATCGGATTCATCTACGACTGACATTATTTCTTGATAAAGTTCAtcctaaaatataaattatttaggaTATTTTCTAAGGAAGCAGGTAATATGTTTTACTTGTATTTTTGGTTGATTTGCTAGTTCCATCAGAGTATAAATTAAGGCCATAGCTGTAGTATCGTGACCCTGGAATTAAAAATGgcatgtttttaataatatatttgaaatttattcaaaataactttgCTGGAAATGATTCATATAGACGATATAGCATCACTCGAGCTCCGATAATGATTTATAACCTTCAGCTGCTTAGTTACAGTCGTTACAGAGTCACATGGACTCAAGCTAGAGAAAGAAGCAGGCTGAGGAACAAAGAATGTTTTCACTAGTTTTAAACTTTCTCAATACGTATTATGATGACAAACATCTCAATAGTGCTCAATGTCAACCATCTAGCAGACAGTCTGAAGGCAAAAGTATGATAAATTGAATGATTCAAGTATACAGtatcatgaaaattgaaataggTAACGATAGATGAAATAATTACCGCAAACGTAAACGTATTCAATTCTTCCCTGATTCCTGCATCGTCGATTTCAGCTCTGGTGTATTTCGCTTTTAACATCAATTCTAGTAGATTTAGTCGTTTCCCCCTTGAATTATTCATTGTTTCgggagtaaaatttatttgtctGTTATTAATTATGTTGTCACAAAAATCATGCATTATCTTgatcatttcttcattttttcttttcaaggAACTTAGTTTGTAGATGAATGGTATTAACAGCCAAGGTCGTACGGCTCTATGAACAAACGACATACCATAATTATGAATTGCTTCTCGGTATTTCGTACAATTTGATTCTTCTCTAAGCGAAACACCTAAAGCtgtttctgtaaaaaatatgAGTCAATACGAATTTAGTgacttctgttttttttttagtaaatttactCGCATATCCATATGGTACTAAATACGAAAATTTACAGTGGGCGATTATTTGACTATACGCTTTTGGGGGGCGATAGTCATTTTGCGTGGGCGAATACCCATTTTCAGTGATGGGCCACTGCATTTTTATAATGCGTTGTGAAAGAAgcgaataaaacattttgtaaaacAATATTGTTATCCTTTGGTATTTAATTGCTACAATGTATATTCAATGTGATGTGATCTGTTGTGCTCTCACCATATATGATATTtgcattatttttaaaataaacgtaTTTCATTTTGTGCCGTATTTCATTTTGTGCCGTATATCATAGGTAAGTTAATTATTACTTATAGGAGAGAGTTGCCATATGCATACTGGTCACCTAATGCGTATTAGGTCATTTATTGCTAAACAAAGGCTTTATATTGTAAGTTCTAATTAAATCGATAAAGTAGGAACAAAAATTCCGttacaataattgttttgttgTGAATTATAAGAGATTGAAGAAATCATGTGAGTTTTCTGAGCTTTCTTTATAagatatattttagtgaataaaATGGTTTACTTACATACAAACTTATTCAAGAAGTACTATTTTCATATAGATATGCTTTAGGATACCGGTcgatttatcaataataattaaaaaattgtggtCAATTAGCAACTTCGGTAGTTATagattgttttcaaattataatattcctataaattattactaaataatatataaatcacATTTGAAATTgagtaaatgaatatttttaattttacctattttttatatatttaaaacagatttttttaaaatttgaattacagAACAACCTCTAAAAATGTCCCAGAAAAAAAAAAggcaatattttgttgaatatgtaaagtttggttttattttttcgCCACAAAATATTTAACTTCCAATGTGTTTGATGTGCAATCAGGtattttctaatgaaacaaTGAAACCATCCCGAATGATTGaacatttaaaaagaaaacatccCGTCAAGCAGGACAAAGACattgaatatttcgaaaatttaaaaacgatgtttaccaaacgaaataaaataatcaatgtaTTCAAAACAGCAAccacaaatataaataaggGATTGGAGGTGTCATATAAGATTTCACGTATAATAGCTCAAAATGCGAAACCTCATAATATTGAAGAGAAATTATTATTACCGGTTATAAAGGAAGAAGAAACTTCTTCTACCTGAACGTGTTGTGCGAGATCAAatgaacaatatttataatataataagacTTTTGAATTCTTTTGGAGaacataattaaatagaataacTAACAATGTCCATTATAGTAACTTCAagtaaaacattcaaaattttagaaGATGTGGGTATATTTACCattcgttattttaaacttaattttatatCTGGTTTTATTTCTGGACTTTACTTTCTATAATGCATACACTGTTTACGCTACCACTAAACAcgcacaattacactgtctgactcccaattcgataaccaagttatagttTTCAGAGACTTTTTACTATCGGTCTCTGTAGTGgtaattgtaaatattgttctcaatttgaattgaaaaattaaaaatcatatgCAGGTCAAACAACTGAAAATACCCTGACAGAAATACAACTTACCTGCTATGGAATTCAATGCATAATCCGTTATAGGTTTGATGACATTAACAAATGGTTCATTGCATAAATCTCTCAACTGATTAACTACCACAgttgtttcattatttaatacttCTACATATTCCTGTAAGGTGTTGAAATGGAATGCTGGAGTTAACATTTTTCGTCTATGTTGCCATTTTTGACCTTGAAATTCAATGTAATGGtactaaattgaaattaactgGTATTACGC is from Diorhabda sublineata isolate icDioSubl1.1 chromosome 1, icDioSubl1.1, whole genome shotgun sequence and encodes:
- the LOC130444880 gene encoding uncharacterized protein LOC130444880, which produces MNALVLVALLLLFSLYYFWRKWRYETVWKYVSAIPGPKEKPIIGTFSFGTAESQFLTDRNNGKEFYPIYRMWTLDIPIVGILNPEDIELIINNPKHNTKSYVYELIHEWLGTGLLTSSGQKWQHRRKMLTPAFHFNTLQEYVEVLNNETTVVVNQLRDLCNEPFVNVIKPITDYALNSIAETALGVSLREESNCTKYREAIHNYGMSFVHRAVRPWLLIPFIYKLSSLKRKNEEMIKIMHDFCDNIINNRQINFTPETMNNSRGKRLNLLELMLKAKYTRAEIDDAGIREELNTFTFAGHDTTAMALIYTLMELANQPKIQDELYQEIMSVVDESDEPSYQQLGKLKFMDRCIKECLRLYPSVPVIGRISGEEIKTKTGYVIPNNCFIHIYIYDLHRRPELWENPEKFDPDRFLPENVAKRHPFAYLPFSAGGRNCIGQKFALLEMKTFLCGILRNFKLESVTKPEDIIYRSDIVLRSSTDINVKFITLREIALQPTKDSIHSRLFILHINMFLIVIATLVTVIGFIFWSKKKNEEFWKHFMAIPGPKAYPVIGTEYHFEDSEAMFNRDRKRSVEYFPIYKMYTLGIATVCIMTPEDIELILNNSKHLEKSQIYNLLHDWLGTGLLTSKGQQWHSRRKILTPAFHFTILQEFVHIFNKEMNHLVEDIKKLCDRPYIDVVKPITEFTLHSIGETSLGKDLREDPRSKQYLQAVLDYGDNLMYRLSRPWLYHQFLYKLSSVGRRNEKTIEILHDFSSNIIKERYKLFEDNGQISYTNKKKLALLDLMIKSRNSGADMDDVAMREEVDTFILGGYDTTAVSLSHTLMILANEEKIQEELYQEIIAIVENPNNPMFAELQELKYMERCIKESLRIYPSAHVISRIAGEDIRTKEGYVIPKGCDININIIDMHRSPHLYENPENFDPDRFLPENIAQRHPYAYIPFSAGSRNCIGQKYAMLEMKAVLCGILGNFKLEAVTKPKELRHKGDIIIRPIGEIRVKFVPRK